Proteins from one Oscillatoria nigro-viridis PCC 7112 genomic window:
- a CDS encoding Uma2 family endonuclease has protein sequence MTASTADLKITWEKLPDDFILDEEPVENIDQLLLAAALREILEIAGLIVTGILVAPNMGICATLNDKLVIKAPDWFYARNVQPLSSQEIRRSYTPNLEGEVPAIVMEFLSASPNDEYSSKQTYPPGKWFFYEQVLRVPIYALFEPAAGVLEIYQLGSSGKYEVQPPDAFGRYWISGVGLFLGVWQGTKAERTGYWLRWWDESGEMLFWGAEMVERERQQRDLAQQRAEQERERSERLAAQLRAAGIEPEA, from the coding sequence GTGACAGCCAGTACAGCCGACTTAAAAATTACCTGGGAAAAATTGCCAGACGACTTCATTTTAGATGAGGAACCAGTGGAAAATATCGACCAGCTCTTGCTCGCTGCTGCCTTGCGCGAAATCCTAGAAATCGCAGGGCTAATTGTAACAGGAATATTAGTTGCCCCAAACATGGGAATTTGTGCTACATTAAACGACAAGCTAGTTATTAAAGCTCCAGATTGGTTTTATGCCCGCAACGTCCAGCCGCTTTCTAGTCAAGAAATTCGCCGCAGTTATACTCCCAACTTAGAAGGGGAAGTCCCGGCGATCGTCATGGAATTTTTATCAGCTAGTCCCAACGATGAATATTCTAGTAAACAAACTTATCCGCCTGGAAAATGGTTTTTTTACGAACAAGTATTGCGAGTTCCAATCTATGCACTTTTTGAGCCAGCCGCTGGAGTGTTAGAAATCTACCAGTTGGGCTCATCAGGAAAGTATGAAGTACAACCACCCGATGCTTTCGGCCGTTATTGGATTTCAGGAGTTGGGTTATTTCTGGGTGTTTGGCAGGGAACAAAAGCCGAAAGAACGGGATATTGGCTGCGGTGGTGGGATGAAAGCGGCGAGATGTTATTTTGGGGAGCAGAAATGGTAGAAAGGGAACGGCAGCAAAGGGATCTCGCTCAACAGCGGGCCGAACAAGAACGAGAACGATCGGAAAGATTAGCCGCCCAATTAAGAGCAGCAGGCATTGAACCAGAAGCCTAA
- a CDS encoding DUF2499 domain-containing protein, translating to MHALSIPTWIIHVSSVVEWIAAIWLIWTYGEVTQNRAWWALSAAMLPALVSAMCACTWHYFDNSPALEWIVTLQAAMTLFGNFTLWAAAWWIWRSAQPEKIKD from the coding sequence ATGCACGCTTTGTCAATTCCCACCTGGATTATTCACGTCTCTAGCGTCGTCGAGTGGATTGCCGCCATCTGGTTAATTTGGACTTACGGCGAAGTCACTCAAAACCGAGCTTGGTGGGCCCTTTCCGCCGCAATGCTGCCCGCTCTTGTCAGCGCTATGTGTGCCTGTACATGGCACTATTTTGACAACTCCCCAGCCCTAGAATGGATCGTTACCCTGCAAGCGGCGATGACTCTCTTCGGCAATTTTACTTTGTGGGCGGCGGCTTGGTGGATTTGGCGATCGGCTCAACCCGAAAAAATTAAAGATTGA
- the trmB gene encoding tRNA (guanosine(46)-N7)-methyltransferase TrmB, giving the protein MARVRVREHVNPLSIRYQASANPPDWTKIYADLNLPLHLDIGCGRGRFLWHMAQIQTDWNFLGLEIREPLVEEANLWRDEKGLTNLHYLFCNANSSLKPILETLPAGTLQRVSIQFPDPWFKKKHHKRRVVQQELVNELANYLAIGGEVFIQSDIEEVEREMCDRFSSHPSFKRQNGSEWLAENPLPVATEREIATLKRGEPVYRALYQK; this is encoded by the coding sequence TTGGCAAGAGTAAGAGTGCGGGAACACGTCAATCCCCTATCAATTAGATATCAAGCATCTGCAAATCCCCCGGATTGGACTAAAATCTATGCCGACTTAAATTTACCGCTGCATTTAGATATCGGCTGCGGCAGAGGACGGTTTTTGTGGCACATGGCGCAAATCCAAACAGACTGGAACTTTCTCGGATTAGAAATTCGGGAACCTCTAGTAGAGGAGGCGAATCTTTGGCGGGACGAAAAAGGCTTGACAAATTTGCACTATTTGTTTTGCAATGCGAATAGTTCCCTGAAACCAATTTTAGAAACTTTACCCGCAGGCACTTTGCAGCGAGTTAGCATTCAGTTTCCCGATCCGTGGTTCAAGAAAAAGCACCACAAACGGCGCGTGGTGCAGCAAGAATTAGTCAACGAATTGGCAAATTATCTGGCAATTGGCGGCGAAGTTTTTATCCAGTCAGATATTGAGGAAGTAGAAAGGGAAATGTGCGATCGCTTTTCATCTCACCCCAGTTTTAAACGTCAAAACGGTAGCGAATGGTTAGCCGAAAATCCCCTACCTGTGGCTACTGAAAGAGAAATTGCTACTCTGAAACGGGGCGAACCAGTTTATCGAGCACTCTATCAAAAATAA
- the csaB gene encoding polysaccharide pyruvyl transferase CsaB, whose amino-acid sequence MRAILCGYYGKGNGGDEALLASLLQMLPDGVTPIVLSGNPVETNQRYGVAARDRMNAFQVLEALRTSDALIWGGGSLIQDATSIASPFYYGGLMGLAQRMGLKTVAWAQGIGPLKREMTRKLSQRCFAGCTAVSVRDKGSATLLADWQIPFTLAPDPVWALENSPVSGLWDLPAPRVAVCLRSHPTLTPARLSILTQALVDFQKATRTLILLLPFQASHDLELAQHLHEALPKRSRILSLDDPRKLKGVFRGVEMAIGMRYHSLIMAASEECRCFALSYDPKVSQLMEELEMPGYLLSELPEDPYLISKTWIEHYANGDALSPDRIKFIVGRSLFHREVLQTALQQSP is encoded by the coding sequence ATGCGAGCAATTTTGTGCGGCTATTACGGTAAAGGCAACGGTGGCGACGAGGCGCTGTTGGCATCGCTACTGCAAATGTTACCAGATGGCGTGACGCCGATCGTCCTGTCTGGCAATCCTGTCGAGACAAATCAGCGGTACGGGGTAGCTGCGCGCGATCGCATGAATGCGTTCCAAGTTCTCGAAGCACTCCGCACATCCGACGCCCTAATCTGGGGCGGCGGCAGTTTAATCCAAGACGCTACTAGCATTGCGAGTCCTTTCTATTATGGTGGTTTGATGGGATTAGCGCAGCGGATGGGCTTAAAAACTGTTGCTTGGGCCCAGGGAATTGGCCCTTTAAAGCGGGAAATGACTCGCAAGTTATCTCAGCGCTGTTTTGCTGGATGCACCGCCGTCAGCGTGCGGGATAAAGGTTCAGCTACTTTACTTGCAGATTGGCAAATTCCCTTTACTTTAGCGCCAGATCCCGTGTGGGCTTTGGAGAATTCTCCCGTGTCGGGTTTGTGGGATTTACCTGCGCCCAGAGTTGCTGTTTGTTTGCGTTCTCATCCTACACTAACTCCCGCGCGTTTGTCAATCTTAACTCAAGCTTTAGTTGACTTTCAAAAAGCAACTCGCACCTTAATTTTGCTGCTGCCTTTTCAAGCATCTCACGACTTAGAACTTGCCCAACATTTGCACGAAGCGCTGCCCAAAAGGAGTCGCATCCTCAGTTTAGACGATCCGAGAAAATTGAAAGGAGTGTTCCGGGGAGTCGAAATGGCGATCGGGATGCGCTACCACAGTTTAATTATGGCCGCATCCGAAGAATGCCGCTGTTTTGCCCTCAGCTACGATCCCAAAGTCAGCCAGTTAATGGAAGAGCTAGAAATGCCAGGATACTTATTATCAGAATTGCCAGAAGATCCTTATTTAATCAGCAAAACCTGGATCGAACACTATGCTAACGGCGACGCCTTATCGCCAGACAGGATAAAATTTATTGTAGGGCGATCGCTCTTTCACCGCGAAGTATTGCAAACCGCACTCCAGCAGTCTCCGTAA
- a CDS encoding lysozyme inhibitor LprI family protein has translation MKKITIWVKLGASSLLLTAGFLLPGQASNTSLQLAQQPNCKSPQTTQEQNACSSQEFQAADRKLNQVYQQLQPKLNSKQKQRLIVAQRSWLKFRDESCTYEMGQFEGGTLAASTYGYCRARVTQERIKDLEGYLKQASL, from the coding sequence TTGAAAAAAATCACTATTTGGGTCAAATTAGGCGCGAGTTCGCTGTTGTTAACAGCCGGATTTTTACTTCCCGGCCAAGCCAGCAACACTTCCTTGCAACTTGCCCAACAGCCTAACTGCAAAAGTCCTCAAACTACACAGGAGCAGAATGCGTGTTCCAGTCAAGAGTTTCAGGCAGCAGACAGAAAACTCAATCAAGTATATCAGCAACTTCAGCCGAAACTCAACAGCAAACAAAAGCAAAGATTGATAGTAGCACAGCGTAGTTGGCTCAAGTTTAGAGATGAATCTTGCACTTATGAAATGGGGCAGTTTGAAGGTGGAACTTTGGCTGCTTCTACCTACGGTTATTGCAGGGCAAGGGTGACGCAAGAACGGATTAAAGATTTGGAAGGTTATTTGAAACAAGCAAGTTTGTAA